In Clupea harengus chromosome 25, Ch_v2.0.2, whole genome shotgun sequence, one genomic interval encodes:
- the LOC116219634 gene encoding complement C1q-like protein 3 gives MITTGVLGVVMVLVLVILIPFLVNSAGTSASYEMLGACRMVCDPYGTKSPASASANTARDNHLIQSPPPYARGPKGEPGRIGRIGPRGQPGPPGPPGEMGEPGPPGLPGPPGESAETNGISAATYNTMPKIAFYAGLKKQHEGYEVLKFDDVVTNLGNHYDPTTGKFTCSIPGIYFFVYHVLMRGGDGTSMWADLCKNHQVRASAIAQDADQNYDYASNSVILHLEPGDEIYIKLDGGKAHGGNNNKYSTFSGFMIYAD, from the exons ATGATCACGACCGGTGTTTTGGGTGTTGTCATGGTACTGGTGCTGGTGATTTTAATACCTTTCCTGGTAAACTCAGCTGGGACCTCAGCGAGTTATGAGATGCTCGGCGCCTGTCGGATGGTGTGTGATCCGTATGGAACGAAGTCTCCAGCATCTGCCTCAGCCAACACTGCCCGCGACAATCATTTGATCCAATCTCCACCGCCTTATGCCCGGGGCCCCAAGGGTGAGCCAGGGCGCATAGGAAGGATTGGCCCCAGAGGTCAACCGGGTCCACCAGGGCCCCCGGGAGAAATGGGAGAACCGGGACCACCTGGATTACCGGGACCACCGGGAGAAAGCGCAGAAACCAATGGCATTAGCGCAGCAACGTATAACACCATGCCCAAAATCGCCTTTTACGCGGGGCTTAAAAAACAACACGAGGGCTACGAAGTGTTAAAATTCGACGATGTGGTCACCAATCTCGGCAACCACTATGATCCCACAACAGGCAAATTCACCTGTTCAATTCCGGGAATCTATTTCTTCGTATACCACGTACTGATGCGCGGAGGTGACGGGACCAGCATGTGGGCTGATCTTTGCAAAAACCATCAG GTTCGGGCAAGCGCCATAGCGCAAGATGCTGACCAGAATTACGATTATGCCAGCAATAGTGTCATTCTCCATCTCGAACCTGGTGACGAGATCTACATCAAGCTGGATGGCGGCAAGGCTCACGgtggcaacaacaacaagtacAGCACCTTCTCTGGCTTCATGATATATGCTGATTAA